The Sulfurimonas sp. HSL-1716 sequence ACGGTGTTGTCGTGGAGGGAAGCAGTAATGTCGACGAATCCATGATAACAGGAGAACCTGTATGGATCCAAAAATCGCCAGGTGAGAGATTGATAGGTGCCACGCTGAATAAAAACGGAACTTTGGTGATGCAGGCGCAAAAGATCGGAAGCGATACGATGCTGTCTCAGATCGTACAAATGGTAGCTGTCGCACAGCGTTCGCGTGCTCCGATACAGCAGCTTGCCGATACGGTCTCAAGCTATTTTGTTCCTGCTGTCGTCATATCGGCGGTTTTGGCATTTATCGGATGGTGGATATGGGGGCCTGAACCGCGCCTTGCTTACGGGATCGTTGCCGCAGTTTCGGTACTTATCATCGCCTGTCCGTGCGCTTTGGGTCTTGCGACTCCGATCTCCATAATGGTAGGCACGGGACGAGCGGCACTTTTGGGGATATTGATAAAAGATGCGCAGACGCTCGAAACTATGGAAAAAGCGACCGCTCTGGTCGTTGACAAGACAGGAACCCTGACGCAGGGAAAACCTAAAGTAACGCAGATGATAACAGCAGAAGGGTTTGATGCACAAGAGGTCTTAAGATACGGTGCAAGTTTAGAAAAAGCAAGCGAGCACCCTTTAGCCGAAGCCGTGATCGAATATGCAAAAGAACAAGATGTCTCTCTTGCGGAAGTGGTGGGATTTGATTCTCTGACGGGTAAAGGGATAAGAGGCGAAATCGAGAATAAAAAGATCGTACTTGGAAGCGATAGTTATCTCGAAAGTCTGGACATCTCTACAAAAGAGCTTCGCGAGAGGGCCGATGATCTGCGTAAAGATGCAAAAAGCGTCATATTTATGGCGATAGATTCCAAGCTCAGCGGTATGTTCTGTATAGAAGATCCCGTCAAAGAGACATCTGCAAAAGCCGTTAAAATGCTCAAAGCAGAAGGGATACGTATCGTTATGTTAAGCGGTGATAACGAGCGTACGGCAAATGCCGTGGCACGCAGACTTGAAATCGATGAAGTCCATGCCAATATTATGCCAGAAGGTAAAGCGGCGGTGATCAAACAGCTGCAAAGCAAAGGCGAGATTGTAGCTATGGCGGGTGACGGTATCAACGATGCACCCGCTCTAGCACAGGCAGATGTGGGCATAGCTATGGGAACTGGAACCGACGTTGCCATACAAAGTGCAGGGATCACACTGATAAAAGGAGACCTGCTGGGGATCGTCAAAGTGAGAAAGCTCAGCCGTGCGACGATGAAAAACATAAGAGAAAACCTCTTTTTTGCGTTTGTTTATAACAGCGCGGGCATCCCTATTGCCGCGGGTATACTTTATCCGTATTTTGGAGTGCTTTTATCACCCGTCATTGCGGCGACGGCGATGAGCTTTAGCTCCGTATCGGTTATCGTCAACGCGCTTCGCCTGAAAAAAATCAAGATCTGAGGAGTTTTTTTGAATATTGCCGTATCAGGCTGTCTGCTTGGAGAAAAGGTCCGTTATGATGGAGGTGACAAGCGTGATAGTTTCATTGTTGATGCGCTTGGAAAATATGCCGAGCTCACGCCTTTTTGTCCCGAAGCAGTTGTTTTTGGCACGCCGAGACCTTCAGTCAGGCTGGTAAGTTTCGATGATAAGCTGAAAGTGCTTAGAAATCATGACCTTACAGATGTAACAAAAGAGCTTGAAAAAGGCGTTGAAGCAGAGATGAAACTCCTTAAACCTTTAGACCTTTCAGGCATCATTTTTAAATCAAGGTCGCCGAGCTGCGGGTTGGGTACTACAGCGACTTATGAAAAAAACGGTTTGCAAAGCAGGAAAAGTTACGGGCTTTTCGCAAAAGCATGCAGAGATGAATATCCGTTATTGCCGATGGAAGAGGAGGGGCGTCTGTGTGATCCGAAAATGAGAGAAAATTTTCTGATACACCTTTTTAGCTACGATGCCTTTGAAAAATTTAAAAGATCATCCTCGCAGATGAAGGAACTTGCAGAATTTCATACAAAGTATAAGTTTCTTCTTCAGGCAAAGGACGAGAAGCTTTACAGAGAGCTGGGCAATGTCGTGGCAGATCATGACGGCTTGAAATTTGAAGAACTGTTTAAAAACTATGAGCTGCTTTTTAAGACGGCTCTCTCAAAAAAAAGCTCCGTAAAATGTAATCAAAATGTATTGGAGCATATGGCAGGATTTTTTAAAAACGAGCTTGCTTCAGATGAAAAAGCGGTACTGCATACACAGATAAAAGATTATGCAAACAAGATGATCCCTCTTGGTACGCCGCTGGCTACGATTCGTCTTTATGCCCAAAAATACAAGATCGGATATCTTTTGGATCAGGTGTTTTTAAACCCTTACCCAAAGGAGCTTGAGTCTTTATTTGCGCCTTTATCGTAATGTACGGCGGTATAGATTTTTAAAAAGAAAAGTACATAGGCGGGTTAAATTATATTTATAGAATTTTGATATACAATGAATGAGAATGAAACCTTAAAAAATAAAAAGGTATGAAGATGAAGATAGCGATAACGGGAGCAAGCGGATTTGTCGGAACTGCTATACAGCAGCAATACAAAGATGTGGTCTATGTCCACAGAAATGATTCAAAAGAGCTGATCCTTGAAAAGCTTGAGGGGGTAGATGTCGTTATAAACCTTGCTGGTGCGCCTATCATAAAAAGATGGAACAAGGAGTATAAAAAGATTCTCATTAGCAGCAGAGTTGACACGACAAAGACCTTAGTTGCAGCCATAAACGAAAGCGAGGTCAAGCATCTTATATCTACTTCGGCAGTCGGTATCTATCCGGATAATGTCCCTTGTGATGAAACGACAAAAGAGATAGCAGATGATTTTTTAGGTTCTCTTGCAAGCAGGTGGGAGAATGTCGCACTTTCATGCAGCAAGCCTACGGCGATCCTAAGGTTTGGCATCGTTTTGGGAAAAGAGGGAGGAGCCCTAAAACAGATGCTGACCCCTTTTAGGCTGGGTGTCGGCGGGATCATAGGTGACGGAAAAGCCATGATGAGCTGGATCAGCATCGTCGATTTGGTACACATATATAAATTTGTCATCGAAAATAATCTGACGGGCATATATAATGCCACTACACCAAATCCCGTTACAAACAGGGTGTTTACGAAAGCTCTCGGAAAAGCACTTCACCGACCGACGATTTTTCCTCTTCCTGAGTTTGTTCTAAAGATCATATACGGCGAAGCCGCCGGTGTAGTAACGGGTTCTAAAGAGGTATACCCAAAAGCTTTGCAGGATGCAGGTTATCAATTTATTCATCCCGATATAGACAGAGCGTTGAAGGAACTTCTGCAATAACGGGTATGTTACGAAACCTTAGGCGCAGGGGTAAGAAATATCTCGAATTCTGCCCCGTCTTTTATATTTTTTGCCGTTATCGTTCCGAGCATGTTTCTTTCGATTATAAGTTTTGACATATACAGACCAAGCCCTGTACCCTGCTGTTCTTGTTTACTGGAGATGTAGATATCAAAGATCGTATCGAGCATGCTCTCCTTTATCCCTCCTCCCGTATCTTTTACATGTATGATCAGATCCGATTCGGTTCTTTCGATGATGATCGAGATCTCTTTTTTTGCAGAAGGCGATTTTTTTACGTTTTCCTGTATCGCTTCACGGGCGTTGTTTATAAGATTGATGATGACCTGTTTGAACTCGCTTTCATATCCTTTGACTTCACACAGACAGGCCGTGTTTTTATCTATATATCCGCATATCGCTTTTATCGTTATATCTATCCCATGCGCTTCGAGCTGTTTGCCGACGATGTTTAAAGAATCTTTGATCGCGTTTTCTATATTGAAAATCGTTTTTTCCTTGTCGGGTTTGAAGAAATTACGAAAATCATTTATGGTCTTTGACATATAGTCCAAATATTTCAGCAGCTGCGCGTTTAATGTTCTTAGTTCCTCTTTTTCGAGGATGTCGTTTTCATATTTGAACTCTATCTCCTGAGCCAAGACACCTACGGCATTTAAGGGCTGGCGCCATTGATGCGCTATGGCGCCTATCATCTCTCCCATTGCCGCCATTTTGGATTGCTGAAAGAGAACTTTTTGCTGATCCTTGTTCTCGGTATAAAGTTTTTTGGCGACGTAAGGCGTGACCAGCATTCCCGTGAGTATCATAAGAATGTTCAAAATGAAAGTTTCTATCATATTGTTGTACATCTGATATTCGCGGGTTTTTATATATTTGATGATGTTTTGGGCGAGATATTCATGGACATCTTTTAAAGCGTTGACCTTTTTAGAGATAAGATTGAACCAATAGGTGTCATTTACATCGAAATGGTCCGAATCTTTACTGTTAAGCAGAAGTTTTTCCATTCGTTCTATTTCGTCAAAAGATTGTGCGTTCATTATTTTGTAATAATACGTGATCGATTCATCACTACTGTTTGAGAGAAAAAGTTTTAAAAATATTTTATGTTCGGCTACTACCATCGTCATTTTTTCGCGCATTCCCGGAAAGAATTTTTTGTTTGCAAAAGTACTGACGCCGATAGCGCGTTCGATCCCCATTCTCTCTTCGGCATATAGGATATTTTCATAAGAGAGCAGTTCTCGGGTGAGCCATCCGTCTTTTGAACGTTTGGAAAAAAGAGAGATATCGTTGAGGTACAGCGAGATTATCTTTGTATAAAAGTCTATCTCGGACTCGACGGAGATATCAAGATCTTTCACCTTTTTACGTATAGCCGTAATAGTGTCAAAGATAGAGTTTATCTCGTCTATGTTTTTAGTGAACGCACAGTAATCCGGGCATTTCAATAATGTCTTTAAAGCGGCAAAGCGGATATCTACGCGTTTGTATTGTTTTGGAAGTTCGTCTGAAAATTTCACTCCGTTAGAACCGATATAATCGGCGGACATTCCTCTTTCTATCTGGATCTCATGGATCAGATTTCCGATTTGTGTCGAGACTATGATCGATTTTTTAACGTCGCTGAGCGCTTTATAGTTTAGATAACTGTTCGCAAGCTTTTCGCTCGTGAGATACAAGATGATGATCATGGGCGGAACGATGATTACCAGCAGTTTGATGATAAAATGAGACGATATCCGCTTTATCAAATTCATCTACAGCTCGTCAAATGCTTTTGGCTCTGAAAAATAGTAACCCTGGTACATCTCTATCTTAAGTTCTTGCAGTTTTTCGAACGTTTCTTTGTCTTCTACGAATTCGGCGACGATCTTTATTCCAAGATTACGGGCAAAACCGACGATGGTCTCTAATGCCAGATATCCGCGGTAGTCATGGACCCTTTTTATAAGAGCGCCGTCTATCTTTAAGATATCGATAGGCATATCGAAGAAATAGATAAAGTTAGAGTATCCGCTTCCAAAATCGTCTATCGCTATTTTTGCGCCGAAACTTTTCATGTTCTTACAGAATTTTATGGTTTCGGATATGTTTATAAAACCTTCGTTCTCCAACAGCTCGATCGTCAAAGGCGGTCCCTGATGCTGTTTTATCATCTGTTCGAGCATCAAGACTATCTCAGGGTTGACTATGTCGACAAAAGAGAGGTTGATGCTAAAAGGGATCTTTGATGTTTTAAAATCCGAAAAAGCGTTGTTTATAACCTGTTTTGTTAACAGAGTATAGTTCTTAGACTCGCGCGCGATATCTAAGAAATGGTAAGGCGTCAGAATCTTTCCTGTATCCGGATCTTCCATTCTTACCAGTGCTTCGTATTTGACCAATTTACCTTCGGCATCCACGATGGGTTGGTAGTAGTTCAGGATCTTGCCCTCTTTGAGCGCTCTTTTGATCTTGATCTGCATCTGCAGGTTTTTTTCTGCCAAAGGTTTTATATCTTCAAAGTCGTTAAAACATTTAAAGTTGCTGTGCATGCTTTTTGCCATCTCCAAAGCAAGTGATGCTTCGGCGTACAGGTCATCGTTTGAGTCGCAGCATGCGCCGATAGTAAAATTGACGTCTATCTCTGTTTCGTTTAAGATCGTGAAGGTCTGTTCCTCAAGATATTTTATTATCTTTTGAGCCAGTTCCCTTGATGCACCAATGTCGACAGGGTCCATCTTTTCGCTTAAGATCACAAAATGGTCCATATCGGCTCTATAAAGCGTATGCGGTCTTGTATCGGGCCAGTAGCTTTTTAAGACTTTTGTTATCTGTTTTAGGATGCTGTCACCGCTTTTAAAACCGTAAAGATGGTTTATTTTTGAAAAGCCGTCGACATCGATGATCATCATATCATACTGATGTTCGGATTCTAAAAGATCGCTAAAAAGTTTTTGACGGTTCGGCAGGCCTGTAAGATCATCGGTATATAATCTCTGGATAAGCTCGTCTTTGTCTTTTAAAACCGAAGTGAGATCTTTAAAAAGGAATGTGATCTCTTTTATATTCTCACCATGAAAAACTGAAGCAAAAGCGGTAAGCAGGACGGAAAATCTTTTATCTTCGAAATTAAGTGTTATTTGAGAACTGAAAATCTGATAATCCAAAACCTTTTGCATAAGTTGTTTTGTATCTTCTTTTTGAAAAATATCGTCTATCGATTTTATGCTTTTGGGGTCTATATCAAGATCTTTTATAAATCTCGTAAACTCTTCGTTTATTCCTATAAGCTCTTTATCCGGTGACACATATATGATAAAGTTGGTATCTTCAATGACTTTTCTATAGCGTGAAAGCTGTTCCATTCTCTCTTTTAACTGTTTTTTATTTTCAATGTTCTGCGCAATTTTCGTAATGGCATCCATGAGCGTGTTCAAGCGTATAGGTTTGTTTATAAATTTATCGACGTTAAGATCGATGGCTTTGTTCAAATATTCTATCTCATTAAATGCAGAAGTAATGATGACCGGAACATCCAATCCGTCGTTACGCAGCTTTTCGATCAAGCTCAGTCCGTCAAGCTTGGGCATACGTATATCCGTAATGATAAGGTCAATGGGAAAATCTTTTATGCTTAAAAGGGCTTCTTCTCCGTTTTCTGCTACATGCACGTCTTTTACCATTAATGCAAGCGAACGGGTAACAGAATTTCGAATAGTTTCCTCATCTTCTACATATAAGACTGAGATATCCAACATTTTGCTCATAAAAACTCCAAGAAAAAATAATAACTGTTACATTATATCAGAATCAATTAATTTTGTAATAAAAATGAAAACAATTTTTTTTAACAGCTTTTCTTGATATAATTGTCATACAAATAAAAAAAGGCGTATGATGAAAAAAATTTTGTTCTACAGTGCCGCTGTTTTGCTGCTTGTAAGCGGGTGTACGAAAGAAACACAAAACAAGGTCAGCAGAAGTATTCAGAACTGGACGGGTACCAACGGAGTGCTGGATATCTACATGGGAGAGAAGCTTGTACAAAGATTTATCAATATAGACAAACTCTCGACAGCCGTCAGCACACAGGGCGATGTTTCCAGAGATTATCGTTACGGATACGGCTATCTGGACAAAAATTTCAATTATAAAGTGGACGAAGGCGAAAAGAAGCTCTATTTCGAAGTGAGTAATTATTCCACACCCTACGTATTTTATGAAAACCCGGAAAAATAATGAACGTTATAGAACTGTTTAAATTTTTAATACATTCAAAAAGCGAAACTCCCGATGACGGAGAAATATTAGAGTTTGTAAAAAACTATCTTGAAGGGTTTACTGCCATTAGAGTAGATAAAAACGAAGTCAAAAATCTTTTTATCTACAAAAAATTTAGTGAAGGCAGACATCTCTGTTTTGCGGGACATGTCGATGTCGTACCCGCGGGAAGCGGGTGGGACACGGATCCTTATACGGCCGTTGAAAAAGAGGGTTATATCTACGGACGAGGCGCTCAGGATATGAAAAGCGGTCTTGCGGCGTTCATTCAGGCGGTGAAAGAGACAGAAAAGTTCGATGGGACGCTCTCTTTGCTTTTAACCTCAGACGAGGAGGGACCAGCAAAATACGGAACGCTCGAAGTGCTTAAATACCTTGAAGAACACTCTTTGATGCCCGATAGCTGCGTAGTCGCCGAGCCTACCTGCGAGCAGATCTTCGGTGATGCCATCAAAGTGGGGCGCCGCGGCTCCATCAACGGGCTCATAAAAATAAAGGGAAAACAGGGACACGCGGCATACCCGGAGAAGTCTGTAAACCCTATCCATCAGATCGCAAAAGTGCTGGATAAGGTCGCGGGTATCGACCTTGATGAGGGAGATGAGTATTTTTCGCCAAGCAAATTCGTCGTAACGGATATAAGAGCAGGAATGCAGGTAACAAACGTCACGCCGAACTCTTTGGAGATGATGTTTAATGTCAGAAACTCCACAAAGACGACGACAAAAGAGATAGAGGATTTTGTCCATAAATATTTTAAAGAAACGGATTACACGCTTGAACTTGACCAGAGCGCATATCCGTTTGTAACGGACTCCGATACGAAGATAGTAAAAGATATCGATTCGGCGATAAAGCAGATAACTGGCATACAAACGAAATACTCCACTGCCGGCGGGACAAGCGATGCAAGGTTTATAGCTCCCTGCGGTGTGGATGTAATAGAATTCGGTGTCAAAAATGATACAATTCACTCCATAAACGAGAGAACGACCAAAGACGAGGTCGAGAACCTTTACAGAGTCTTTAAAAAATTAATAGAGATACATTGATTTTCTGCCTCGAATGAGGCAAGCTTTAGTGCCATAGCGGCCTAGCGTAGTAAAATGGGCTTTGCTCATTTTACATATCAAACAAATAATAAAAGGAAATTTATGCAATTCGTACAAACAAACAAGGCCCCTTCGGCGATCGGTCCGTATTCACAAGCCGTAGTGGCAAACGGTATGGTCTACACATCAGGACAGATAGCACTGACACCCGAGGGAGTAATGCTTGAAGATGATGTAATCATCCAAACAAAACAAGTTCTTAAAAATCTTACCGCCGTACTTCAAGAAGCGGGAAGCGATCTGAATCAAGTCATTAAAACGACTATCTTTTTGGCAAGTATGGATGACTTTGCTACGGTGAACGAAATATATGCTCAGGCGTTTGGCTCTCACAAACCGGCACGCTCTACCGTAGCGGTCAAAACACTTCCTAAAAATGCTTTAGTGGAGATAGACGCAATCGCCGTTGTAAAATAAAGATCGAGTAACGTTTTTATAACGTTACATGGTGATATTTCTATAATATCAGAGTAACTCTATGTTATACTAGACGTACAAAGAAGGAGTCTAGATGATAAAAAAATATGGAATCTACGCTTTAGTCTTAATATTATTCTTTCTCGCTTCCATCCTGATATACAAACAGTTAAATCCAGTAAAACTCTCTGATAACCTCGTAGCATCTTCAGGAAATGTCGACGGTGATCTCATCGCATTGAACACGAAATATCCTGGCCGCATAGACGAAATCTATGTCCAAGACGGACAGAGCATCAAAACGGGTGATAAAGTGGCAACACTGCAAAGTGACGAGTATGAAGCGCAGCTGCGTTCGCTTAACGACGGCATAAATTCTGCAAAAGAGGGACTTAAGGCACTTGAGCAGGAAAATTTGATCGCCAAAGAGAGTGTCCCTCTAGAGATCAAAAAGGCAAAAAAGGCCGTAGATATAGCCGTCGCTCAAAAAAAAGAGCTTGAAGATTCCCTATCGTCGCTGCACCAGCAGCTAAAACAGGATGAAGTCGATTTTGGACGCAACAAAACACTTTTTGAAAAAAATCTTATCAGCCAGCAGAAATTCGAATATTCAAAACTGCAGCTGGCCCATTCAAAAAACAGTTACAGCTCACAGCAGCAGCGGTTGTATCAAGCGCAAAAAAGTATAGATATCGCAAACTATACGTTAACGCTCGCGCTCGGACAAAATAAAAAACTGATCGCATTGGACGCAAACGTCGACGCGGCAAAAAATAATATCGCATCATTAAATGCCGACCGCGACAAACTAAAGATCATGATAAATGATCTCTCCATAAAATCGCCTATTGACGGTTTTGTAGTCGAAAAGGTTGCAAACAAAGGTGAGGTTTTGAATTCAGGAATGGTCGTGGCAACACTCATCGATCCCAAAAGTCTTTATCTGAAAATATTCATAGATACTCTGCAAAGCGGAAAAATAAAAGTGGGCGACAAAGCGGTCATATTTTTAGATGCTTATCCTGATAAACCCATACAAGCAGAGGTCGTCAGAGTTGCACAAAAAGCTGAGTTCACGCCAAAAGACGTCAGTGTAAGAAGCGACAGGATCCAGAGGGTATATGCCGTTCATCTAAGACCGTTGAAGGTAAATCCGCTCTTAAAGCTCGGTATCCCTGCTATCGGTATCGTTTCGCTAAACGGAGAGGACCTTCCGGGTTCGCTAAGTGAGATTCCCAAAATATGAGAACGATCAACAAAAATGTTGTGATGTTGGGGTGGACGAGTTTCTTTACGGATTTTGCTTCAGCCATGATAAATCCGATATTACCCATTTTTGTCGTTACAGTTTTGCATGAAGGGATGGACAAGCTCGGTATTATAGTAGCCGTTGCCACATTTATTTCTTACGGTCTGCGCGTAATCTCAGGTTATATTGCGGATCGCTACGGAGTGGTAAAACCGCTGGTAGTGGGCGGTTATCTGCTCTCGACTCTCAGCAAGCCTCTGCTTGGATTGACTCACGGATACAAATCGATAGCTCTTATAAAAAGTTTCGAGCGTTTGGGTAAAGGAGTGCGTTCCGCTCCAAAAGACCTGATGATCGCGCATTACAGCCAAAAGAACAGTTCTGGAAAGACATTCGGGTTTCACAAAACGCTTGATATTGCCGGCGAGCTGAGCGGTACCGTTTTTTTGTTCGGTATGCTTTACGTTTTCGGGCAGAGCGAAGCCGTGATACGAAATATATTTTACGCCACACTGCTTCCCGGTATTATCGGGCTTGTCATAGTCCTTTTTTTTGTAGCGGATATTCCAAAACCTGCTGCCGTATACGGCAGGCTTTCTTTTAAGCTGACGCAAAACGACAAGACGGTCATAAAATCTCTTTTGTTCTATTTTCTTTTTATGATGGCCGCTCTCAATGACGCTTTTTTTACCATGCAGGCAAAAAGCGTCGGGATTGCGACTTTGCTTGTTCCTCTTCTTTTTGTCGTATCGACCACTATGCAGACATTAACGAGTTATATCATCGGTGTCTGGACAGACAAGATTGGGGTGAAAAAAATAATGCTGTTCGCATATTTGAGTGGAGTTTTCTCTCAACTGCTTTTGTACCTTCAAACACCTTTGTTTACATGGATATCCTACGGGTTTTTAGGGCTTTTTACGGTAGCTTCTCTAAATGCAAACCGTGCTTACATAGCAAAAAGTGCGGATAACAGAGGTCTGATATACGGTATTTTTTATGCGGGAATCGCTCTTTTTGGAGCCGTGGGTGCGTATCTTTTTGGTTTTGTCTGGGAACATTACGGGATGCAGCAGGCATTGGAGCTCTCGCTGATATCGACTGTGTCTATAACTTTTTTGTTTTTACTGAGATGGAAATATCTTCATGGCTGATCTTAACGTAAAAAATGTGACGCTCAGATATAAAAAGGTGACAGCCGTAAGCGACGCTTCGTTTGAGGCTGAGAGAGGCGAGATCATCGGTTTTATCGGAGCTGACGGTGCCGGGAAAAGCTCTTTGATGCATGCCATCGCAGGTGTAAGTAATTTTGAAGGTGAGATCAGTTATCTGGGACAAATATATCACTCCGCAAAAGAAGCCGAATCCATCAAAGAGTACACGGGGTTCATGCCTCAGGGAATAGGTCTGGTCCTTTACGATACTTTGACGGTGGACGAGCATCTTCGTTTCTTTGCGGATCTGCGGGGATTGAAAAACGATGCAGCTTTTCAAGATTATAAAAAGAAGCTTCTGCATATGTCCGGACTCAGTGACTTTACCGACAGGAGGGCAGAGCAGTTAAGCGGTGGTATGATGCAAAAACTTTCGCTTATCTGCGCTCTTTTGCACCGCCCGAAACTTTTGATCCTCGATGAACCGACGACAGGCGTCGACCCGCTCAGCCGCCTTGAACTCTGGGAGATACTTGACAGTATCAGAAAAGAGGAAGGTACCATCATCATCGTAAGTACGGCCTATATGCAAGAAGCCTTGAAGATGGACAGAGTGCATCTTTTTCACAATTCAAAGATCATAGCCGGCGGAACGTCCGCAGAATTGATAGACTCCATACGTCCCTACACATATGTCTCCGCATCCTCTTGTGAAAATGAGGACTGTCTCTCATTTGCGAACAAGACTTACTCTTTGGAAAAACTTTCCGCTCCGTTTACCGAGCCTACTTTAGAAGGACTTTTCTTTGTCAATGCGCTTCAAGAGAAGAGAAAGATAGCAGATATTGCCATCAAGAAAAAAGAGAGCAGCGAAGATATCCCTTTGGTAGTGATGCAAGCCCATGGCATAACAAAGCGGTTCGGCTCGTTCGTGGCGAACAAAAATATAGATATGCAGCTCAAACGCGGAGAGATACTCGGACTTTTGGGAGCCAACGGAGCAGGGAAAACAACATTTATAAAGATGCTTCTGGGGCTTTATCCGATAGACGAGGGGGAGCTCACCCTTCTTACAAAAACGATAAAAAGCGGAAAAGACAGAAGAGAGCTTAAATCCAAGATCGGCTACGTCAGCCAGCACTTCGCCTTGTATAAAGATATGACCGTGAGAGAGAACCTTCTTTATTTTGCCAGGATGCACAGGATCGACGCCTTAAAAGCCGTAGAACGGATAAAGAT is a genomic window containing:
- a CDS encoding copper-translocating P-type ATPase is translated as MNLIEPASCQDGSCEIKKTFYTCPMHPEIHQDHPGTCPKCGMALEKEVQTAPPHTTKYTCPMHPEIISDKPGTCPKCGMALEPVTVQTDEENVELEYMKRRFWIGLVFALPVFIIAMTADLVPDLLPEAISMKSVQWFEFIFSMPVVLWGGWPFFVRGWQSIRTWNLNMFTLISIGVATAWIYSVTALLFPEIFPHLMQTQEGLVHVYFEAAAVITVLVLLGQVLELNARSKTNSAITTLLNLSPKQAHRIDAHGNDEDINLDAVMVGDRLRIKPGEKIPVDGVVVEGSSNVDESMITGEPVWIQKSPGERLIGATLNKNGTLVMQAQKIGSDTMLSQIVQMVAVAQRSRAPIQQLADTVSSYFVPAVVISAVLAFIGWWIWGPEPRLAYGIVAAVSVLIIACPCALGLATPISIMVGTGRAALLGILIKDAQTLETMEKATALVVDKTGTLTQGKPKVTQMITAEGFDAQEVLRYGASLEKASEHPLAEAVIEYAKEQDVSLAEVVGFDSLTGKGIRGEIENKKIVLGSDSYLESLDISTKELRERADDLRKDAKSVIFMAIDSKLSGMFCIEDPVKETSAKAVKMLKAEGIRIVMLSGDNERTANAVARRLEIDEVHANIMPEGKAAVIKQLQSKGEIVAMAGDGINDAPALAQADVGIAMGTGTDVAIQSAGITLIKGDLLGIVKVRKLSRATMKNIRENLFFAFVYNSAGIPIAAGILYPYFGVLLSPVIAATAMSFSSVSVIVNALRLKKIKI
- a CDS encoding TIGR01777 family oxidoreductase, which produces MKIAITGASGFVGTAIQQQYKDVVYVHRNDSKELILEKLEGVDVVINLAGAPIIKRWNKEYKKILISSRVDTTKTLVAAINESEVKHLISTSAVGIYPDNVPCDETTKEIADDFLGSLASRWENVALSCSKPTAILRFGIVLGKEGGALKQMLTPFRLGVGGIIGDGKAMMSWISIVDLVHIYKFVIENNLTGIYNATTPNPVTNRVFTKALGKALHRPTIFPLPEFVLKIIYGEAAGVVTGSKEVYPKALQDAGYQFIHPDIDRALKELLQ
- a CDS encoding nitrate- and nitrite sensing domain-containing protein; the encoded protein is MNLIKRISSHFIIKLLVIIVPPMIIILYLTSEKLANSYLNYKALSDVKKSIIVSTQIGNLIHEIQIERGMSADYIGSNGVKFSDELPKQYKRVDIRFAALKTLLKCPDYCAFTKNIDEINSIFDTITAIRKKVKDLDISVESEIDFYTKIISLYLNDISLFSKRSKDGWLTRELLSYENILYAEERMGIERAIGVSTFANKKFFPGMREKMTMVVAEHKIFLKLFLSNSSDESITYYYKIMNAQSFDEIERMEKLLLNSKDSDHFDVNDTYWFNLISKKVNALKDVHEYLAQNIIKYIKTREYQMYNNMIETFILNILMILTGMLVTPYVAKKLYTENKDQQKVLFQQSKMAAMGEMIGAIAHQWRQPLNAVGVLAQEIEFKYENDILEKEELRTLNAQLLKYLDYMSKTINDFRNFFKPDKEKTIFNIENAIKDSLNIVGKQLEAHGIDITIKAICGYIDKNTACLCEVKGYESEFKQVIINLINNAREAIQENVKKSPSAKKEISIIIERTESDLIIHVKDTGGGIKESMLDTIFDIYISSKQEQQGTGLGLYMSKLIIERNMLGTITAKNIKDGAEFEIFLTPAPKVS
- a CDS encoding DUF523 and DUF1722 domain-containing protein; its protein translation is MNIAVSGCLLGEKVRYDGGDKRDSFIVDALGKYAELTPFCPEAVVFGTPRPSVRLVSFDDKLKVLRNHDLTDVTKELEKGVEAEMKLLKPLDLSGIIFKSRSPSCGLGTTATYEKNGLQSRKSYGLFAKACRDEYPLLPMEEEGRLCDPKMRENFLIHLFSYDAFEKFKRSSSQMKELAEFHTKYKFLLQAKDEKLYRELGNVVADHDGLKFEELFKNYELLFKTALSKKSSVKCNQNVLEHMAGFFKNELASDEKAVLHTQIKDYANKMIPLGTPLATIRLYAQKYKIGYLLDQVFLNPYPKELESLFAPLS
- a CDS encoding EAL domain-containing protein, giving the protein MSKMLDISVLYVEDEETIRNSVTRSLALMVKDVHVAENGEEALLSIKDFPIDLIITDIRMPKLDGLSLIEKLRNDGLDVPVIITSAFNEIEYLNKAIDLNVDKFINKPIRLNTLMDAITKIAQNIENKKQLKERMEQLSRYRKVIEDTNFIIYVSPDKELIGINEEFTRFIKDLDIDPKSIKSIDDIFQKEDTKQLMQKVLDYQIFSSQITLNFEDKRFSVLLTAFASVFHGENIKEITFLFKDLTSVLKDKDELIQRLYTDDLTGLPNRQKLFSDLLESEHQYDMMIIDVDGFSKINHLYGFKSGDSILKQITKVLKSYWPDTRPHTLYRADMDHFVILSEKMDPVDIGASRELAQKIIKYLEEQTFTILNETEIDVNFTIGACCDSNDDLYAEASLALEMAKSMHSNFKCFNDFEDIKPLAEKNLQMQIKIKRALKEGKILNYYQPIVDAEGKLVKYEALVRMEDPDTGKILTPYHFLDIARESKNYTLLTKQVINNAFSDFKTSKIPFSINLSFVDIVNPEIVLMLEQMIKQHQGPPLTIELLENEGFINISETIKFCKNMKSFGAKIAIDDFGSGYSNFIYFFDMPIDILKIDGALIKRVHDYRGYLALETIVGFARNLGIKIVAEFVEDKETFEKLQELKIEMYQGYYFSEPKAFDEL